One Flavobacterium cerinum genomic window, ATTCTTTACTAAAGATTGATTTGTATACAATACCGGCTATCAGAGCGCCAATAATAGGAGCTACAATAAATAACCACAGCTGACTTAAAGCTTCTCCGCCAACAAAAACGGCCTGGCTGATACTTCTGGCCGGATTTACAGAGGTGTTGGTTACCGGAATACTGATCAGGTGAATTAGTGTCAAAGCTAATCCGATGGCTAACCCGGCAAAACCTTTGGGTGCTCTTTCATCAGTTGCTCCTAAAATGACGATAAGGAAAATAAAAGTCATCACAACTTCTGTTAGAAAGGCTGCATTCATACTGTATTTTCCGGGAGAAAGTTCTCCGTATCCGTTGGATGCAAATCCGCCAATATCATTACCGTTACCGGTTGCAATAACATATAAAATCGCAGCAGCAGCTATACCGCCTAATACCTGTGCGATAATATACGGAATCAGTTCTTTTGCATCAAAACGACCACCAACCCATAAGCCGATGGAAACGGCCGGATTTAAATGTGCTCCGGAAATGTGTCCAAGTGAATAGGCAATCGTTAGAACGGTAAGACCGAAAGCTAGAGCAACTCCGGCAAAACCAATTCCTGCATCAGGGAAATTGCAGGCCAGTACGGCGCTACCACAACCGCCTAATACCAACCAAAATGTTCCGATAAATTCTGCAATAAGTTTTTTCATAAAAAATAAAGGGATTAGTTAAACAATTGGTAATAAATGTATTTTTTGGAAAAAGGACATGCTACACGTTAAGGCTGGTAGGGATAATTGACTAAAACGGTTCGTTTTTAGGATATACATACGAAACAGTTGTATCCGATTAACCGGTAAACGGGCGGAAAAAATAGAAATAACAGGTATGACCCACAATGAATACAGCTTTACGGCAATACCATTGCGATCTGCATATTGAAGGGAATCGGGTAAATAAAAAGGGAAAATTTTAGTATATAATCGTATACTTCTGTAATGACCGGCAATTTTGAAGCTTAGAAGCGAAAGAAGAAAGTGTGATTGCCAGGTTAAACTCATTTTCAGGTAGTTAAATGATTATATCCGTATTACGAATATAATCATTTTTACCAGAAAATTCTATATTAATTCTTTTTTTTGAAAGAAATGTTCATAATGATAATTGCCAGAATTATCAGGGCAATACCGGCCCATTGCGATAATACTACCGTTTCGTCAAGGATCACATAGGCCATCATTACGGAAACCGGTAATTCTAATGAAGAAACAATACTTCCTAAACCGATTCCGGTATGAGGAAATCCGGAGTTCATTAGCATAGGAGGGATGATGGTTCCGAAAAGCGATAAAACAATACCCCATTTTAAAAAGATATCGAAATTATACGGTGTGGTCTGTGTGAATATTCCGAATCCGAAAACAATAACAGCTCCGCCTAAAAGCATATACAAACTTCTTTGTGCCGATGATATTCCTGTTGCAACACTATTAGCAGTAAACATTGTAGTGGTAAATGAAGCTGCTGCAAGCATTCCCCACATTAAACCGCGCCAGTCAAGCTGGATTTCATTTTTAAAAATATTAGTTGCTAATGCCGTACCGCCTAAAACAATAAGTACAGAAATGACTTTTTGTAAGGAAGGTAATTTTTTATCGATAAACATTTCGAGTAAAACACCCATCCAAACGGTTTGCATCAATAAAACGATTCCGATGGAAACCGGAATGTATTTTACAGCCAGATAATAGAAAACACTGGTCATCCCTAATGATGTACCGGCCAACATTAAATGGAAAATATTCTTTTTTGTAGCTTTTACTACTGTGCCTTTATTTTTAGATTTTTGAAAAGCATTGATAATTAAAACACCGATGATCCCCAAAATAAACTGGGAAGAAGTAACCTCGGCTGTGGTGTAGTTTTCCTGGTAGGCTAACTTAACAAATGTAGCCAGCATTCCATAGCTGGTTGCACCTAATCCTACTAAAAAAACTCCTTTTAAAACTTGG contains:
- the aqpZ gene encoding aquaporin Z is translated as MKKLIAEFIGTFWLVLGGCGSAVLACNFPDAGIGFAGVALAFGLTVLTIAYSLGHISGAHLNPAVSIGLWVGGRFDAKELIPYIIAQVLGGIAAAAILYVIATGNGNDIGGFASNGYGELSPGKYSMNAAFLTEVVMTFIFLIVILGATDERAPKGFAGLAIGLALTLIHLISIPVTNTSVNPARSISQAVFVGGEALSQLWLFIVAPIIGALIAGIVYKSIFSKE
- a CDS encoding EamA family transporter; its protein translation is MSGNQVLKGVFLVGLGATSYGMLATFVKLAYQENYTTAEVTSSQFILGIIGVLIINAFQKSKNKGTVVKATKKNIFHLMLAGTSLGMTSVFYYLAVKYIPVSIGIVLLMQTVWMGVLLEMFIDKKLPSLQKVISVLIVLGGTALATNIFKNEIQLDWRGLMWGMLAAASFTTTMFTANSVATGISSAQRSLYMLLGGAVIVFGFGIFTQTTPYNFDIFLKWGIVLSLFGTIIPPMLMNSGFPHTGIGLGSIVSSLELPVSVMMAYVILDETVVLSQWAGIALIILAIIIMNISFKKKN